Sequence from the Cellulomonas fimi ATCC 484 genome:
GCTTGCGGCCGCGGACCTTCTTGTTGAGCAGGTTCGCGAGCCAGACGCCGATGACGAGCCCGAGCGGGACCGACACGAGCGCGTAGAAGAACGTGTTGCCGAGCGCCTTCCAGAAGATCGGGTCGTCCGTCAGCGCCCGCGTGTAGTTGTCGAACCCGACGAACTGCGGGGGCGTGAACGAGTCCCACTCGGTCAGCGAGATGTAGACCGACGCGATCATCGGGCCCAGGAGGAACCCGACGAAGCCGATCAGCCACGGCGAGATGAAGAGCCAGAAATAGCGTGCCTCGACCTTGCGCCGTCGCGTGAGCTTCTGGCGAGGCGCGCTGCGCCCCCCGGGGCGGCGCGGGCTGGTCGCCCGCGCCGCTCCGAAGGCCTCGCCGAGGGTCGCGGTCATCAGCTCGCCGGCTTGATGATCGACTCGAGCTGCTTCTGGATCGTGTCCAGCTGCGTCTTGGCGTCGCCGCCCTCGTTCCAGAACGTGCCGAGGTTGTCGTCGAACGCGGCCTGCATCTCGTTCCACTCGGGGATGAGCGGCGAGCGGAAGACGAAGGACGACGACTCGCCGAACGCGCCCATGTTCACCTCGCGGGTGGCCCACTCGGGCTTGAGGAACGCCTCGGACTGCTGCACCTCGAGGTTGGCGGGCACGTCCTGCGCGTTCTTGATGATGACGGCCTGCGCCTCGGCGTCGGTGAGGAAGTCGATCGCCTGGAACGCCTGCTCGGCGTGCTCGCTGTCACGCGAGATCGCCAGGCCGGAGCCGAACGCGGAGACGGCCTGCTCCTCGCCCTGCCACATCGGCGCGATGTCCCAGTTGAAGTCCACGTCGAGCAGCGAGTTGATCGCCCAGAAGCCGGTCGTGTTCATCGCGACCTTCTCCGCGGCGAACGCCGGGTCGCCGCCCATGTCGGGGCCCATGTCCGCGTACTCGGCGGCCGTGGGGACGACGTGCAGCTTGTGCGTGAGGTCGTTGGCCCACTGCAGCGCCTCGACGACCTCGGGCGAGTTGGCCTGCGGCTGGCCCTCGTCGTCGATGATCTGGCCGCCGTTCTGGTACGCGAACGACCACCACTGCGCCCACCAGCCGGCGCCCGAGTAGCCCCACTGCTGGCCGGGGACGGTCAGCTTCTCCATGGCGGCCTGCGCGTCCTGCCAGGTCCAGTCGGCGTTCGGGTACTCGACGCCCGCGGCGTCGAACATGTCCTTGTTGTAGTAGACGATCATCGCGCCGGAGCGGTCGGGGATCGCGTAGACGCTGTCCTCGTACGAGTAGAGCGTGCCGACGGGGCCGAACCGCTCCTCGAGGTCGAGGCCGGCGTCGGCGGCGAGGTCGTCGAGCGGGATGATCTGGTTCTTCGACGAGTAGACGTTGACGCCCTCGGCGACCTGCATGATGTCGGGGCCGTCGCCGCCGGCGATCATCGTCTGGACCTTCTGCTCGTACTGCTCACCGGGGATGAGCTGGAGCTCGATCTTGACGTCGTCCTGCGAGGCCTCGAAGAGGTCGATGCGCTCCTGGTACGACTTCTTGTCGACGTCGCCGCCCCAGACCGTCATCTTGAGCGTCGTGCTGCCGTCGGCCGCGGTGTCGTCGCCACCGCCCGAGCCGCACGCGGCCAGGGTGACGATGCCCAGCGCCGCGATCGCGGCCGTTCCGGCCCGGAGGCTCTTCGACCTCTTCGTGCTCATGCTGTCCGCCTCTCTGCGGTCAGGGACGGCGCCGCCGCGTCGTCGTCCCACGGCACCGTCGAGAAACTGTCGGGGTTAACCTAACCCTTAGACGAATGGATGGAAAGCCTGCCTGGTCACGGTTGGATCACGACTCCCCCGGCCGGACCGGATCGCCGAGACAGATCGTTGCACCCTTCGTCTAATGGCTAGAGTTATGAGTGCTCGACGTCGAGCGCACCGCCCGGAGGCCTTCGACGCAGCCCGCAGCAGGGACGACACGTCCCGACGGACCCGCGCCCGCACCGGCCGAGAGGCACCCCCGATGACCGTCGCCTGCCGAGGCTCAGCCGTCCACGTCGACGGTCACCACCCCCTGCGGTCCGTGCTGCGGCTCCTGCGCGCGCACCGCGCCCGCGTCGTCGGCGCCGTCCTCGTCTTCCCCGTCAAGGACTCCCCGCAGTGGCTCATGCCGGTCGTCACCGCCCACGTCATCGACATCGTCGTCGACGGCGGACCCCTGCGGGACCTCGGCGTCTGGGCCGCCGTCGCGTTCGTCGCGCTGCTCCAGAACTACTGGACGCACGTGCTCTACACGAAGCTGTTCATGGGGGCCGTCCGGCAGATCGGCGCCGACCTCCGCAACGCGCTCACCGCGCGGCTGCAGAGCCTGTCCATCGGCTTCCACTCCCGCACCTCGTCCTCGATCGTGCAGACCAAGGTCGTCCGCGACGTCGAGAACATCGAGCTCGCGCTCCAGCAGGTCACCCACCCCGTCCTCGCGCAGACCACCGTCGTCACCGGCGCGATCGTCATGACCGCGCTGTCCGTGCCGCAGTTCCTGCCCGTCTACGCGCTCACCATCCCCCTCGCGGTCGTCCTGCGCTGGGGGCTCGCGCGGCGGTCCCGGCAGCGCAACGAGGACTTCCGCCGCAACGTCGAGCACTTCGCGTCGCGCGTCGGCGAGATGGCCACGCTGCTGCCCATCACGCGTGCCCACGGCCTCGAGGCCACCGCGCAGGCCCGGATCGCCGAGGGCGCCGAGGGCGTGCGGACCTCCGGGTACGAGCTCGACGTGCTCAACGGCCGGTTCCAGTCCCTGTCCTGGGTCGTCCTGCAGCTGCTCTCCGTGAGCTGCCTCGTCATCGGCGCGTGGGCGGCCGTGACCGGGCGCGTCGGCATCACGCCCGGCGAGGTCGTCCAGCTCTCCGCCTACTTCGGCCTCATCACCGGGGGCGTCACGCAGGTGCTCATGGTGCTGCCCGTCGGGCAGAAGGGCCTGGAGTCCGTGCGGTCCGTCGCCGAGGTGCTCACCGAGCCCGACCTCGAGGAGAACGCCGGCAAGGCCGTCGTCGCGTCCGTCGGCGGCGCGCTGCGGTTCGAGCACGTCGGGTTCCGCTACCCCGACGCCCCCGAGCCCGCGCTGCTCGACGTCGACCTCGACGTCCGCCCCGGCGAGACCGTCGCGTTCGTCGGCCCGTCCGGCTCTGGCAAGTCGACCATGCTCAACCTCGCGCTCGGGTTCCTGCGCCCCACCGACGGGCGGCTGCTGCTCGACGGCGTCGACGCCGCCACGCTCGACCTGCGCACCTACCGCCGGCACGTGTCCGTCGTCCCGCAGGAGTCCGTCCTGTTCGAGGGGTCGATCCGCGAGAACGTCACCTACGGCCTGCACGACGTGCCCGACGAGCGCGTCCGCCAGGCGCTCGTCGACGCGAACGCGGCCGAGATCGTCGACGACCTGCCCGACGGGTGGCACACCGTCGTCGGCGAGCGCGGCGCACGGCTGTCCGGCGGGCAGCGGCAGCGCATCGCGATCGCCCGCGCACTCGTGCGCGACCCGCGCGTCCTGCTGCTCGACGAGGCCACCTCCGCGCTCGACTCCGAGTCCGAGGCGCTGGTCCGGGACGCGCTCGCGCGGCTCATGCGCGGCCGGACGACGCTCGTCGTCGCGCACCGGCTGTCCACGATCCGCGGCGCCGACCGCATCGTCGTGCTCGACCACGGGCGCGTCGTCGAGGTCGGCGACCACGACGCGCTCGTCGCGGCGGGCGGGCGGTACGCGCGGCTGGAGCACGCGCAGCGCACCTGAGACCACGCGTGACGCCGCACCTGACGTCCGACCTGAGCAGCACCGGCAGCAGCACCCGCAGCACCACCCGCAGCAGACCCCGAGGAAAGGCAGTGTGGCCGTGACCAGCACCTCGAAGCGGCGCAGGCGCGCCGTGATCGCCGCCGCGACCGTGGCGGGCGTCGCCGCCGCCGGGGGCGCCGTGACCGCGCTCGCCGTCGGCACCCCCGACGACGTCCCCGGCGACCCGCTCACCATCCGCCCCAACCCGGCGTACCGGTCGAGCGAGCCGTTCCAGGGCTGGGGCACGAGCCTCGTCTGGTTCGCGCACGCCACCGGCGGCTACCCCGACGCCCTGCGCGAGGAGCTGTACCAGAAGGTGTTCGGCGAGGACGGGCTCAACCTCACGGTCGTGCGCTACAACGTCGGCGGCGGCAACGCGACCGACGTCGACTCGGCGGCGTACATGCGCCCCGGCGGCGACGTGCCCGGCTGGTGGGCGCCCACCCCGTCCGCGACCCTCGCCCAGGCCGACGCGTTCCGCACCGCGTGGGACCCGGAGGACGACGCGTCGTACGACCTCGACGCCGACCCCGGCCAGCGGTGGTGGGTCGAGCGGCTCGCGCAGGACGCGCGCGTCACGCACTGGGAGGCGTTCAGCAACTCGCCGCCCTGGTTCATGACCGAGTCGGGGTACGTGACGGGCGGCCTGTCCCCCACCACGGACCAGCTGCGCGCCGACAGCGTCGAGGACTTCGTGGCGTACATGGTGCGCGTCGTCGAGCACCTGGAGAGCACCTACGGGATCTCCTTCGCGACGATCGACCCGATGAACGAGCCCAACACCGACTACTGGGCGACGCGGTTCCGCGAGGACGGCAGCCTGGAGCCCCGCCGGCAGGAGGGCGCGCACCTGTCGCCCGCGCTGCAGGCCCGGCTCGTCGAGGCGCTCGCCGCCCGGCTCGACGGCGCCGCGACGGACGCGGTCGTGTCCGGCCCGGACGAGACGAACCCGCGCCTGTTCGTGCAGGACTGGGAGGGCTGGACGCCCGCCGCGCGCGACGCCGTCGGCCAGCTCAACGTGCACACGTACGGCACCGAGGACCGGGTGCAGGTCCGTGACATCGCGAAGGCCAGCGGCAAGCCGCTGTGGATGAGCGAGGTCGAGGGCGACTTCAGCCTCGAGGGCGGGTTCGACGTCGACGACATGGCGAACGGCCTCGGGATGGCGACGCGGATCGTCGACGACCTGCGCGAGCTCGAGCCGCGCGCGTGGGTCTTCTGGCAGCCCGTCGAGGACCGCTGGCACATGGAGCTCGAGGCCGACGGCAACTGGGGCAGCGTCTACGTCGACCTCGACTGCGGCGCCGACGGCACGTCCGCGCGACGCGTCGCCGCGGGGCACGCGGACCCGACGTGCCGCATCCTGACGAACACGAAGTACGACACCGTCCGGAACTTCACGCACCACATCGAGCCCGGCGACGTCCAGGTCGCCGTCGACGACCCGTCGACCACCGCGTTCGTGCACGACGGCGGCGCGACGCTCGTGCACGTCAACACGTCCCGCTCGGACCGGGCCGTGACGCTCGACCTGCGGGGCTTCGGGTCCTGGGCCGGCGCGACCGTCACGCCCGTCGTCACGACCGCCCCGCGGCCCGTCCCGCAGCCCGACGACCCGCCGCACGCGCTGGTCGAGGGCGAGCCCGTGGCCGTCGGGCGCGACGGCACCGTGACGCTGCCCGTGCCCGCCAAGTCCGTCACGACGTTCCTGGTCGAGGGTGTCGCGGGCGTGGCCGAGGACGGCGCACCCGCCGACGGCACACCGTTCCGCGTGCTGAGCGCCGACGGCGGCCTCGCGCTGACGGCGGGTCCCGTGGTGGCCGGGGACGGCGGGCCGGCGGTCGTGACCACCGTCGAGTCCACCGCGGACGCCGCGCCCGGGCAGAGGTGGACGCTGCGCACGCTGTCCGGCGCCGGGACCAACCGGCGTGTCGTGACGCTCACGGACGGCGACGGCACGCTCCTCGCGGCGACCGACGAGGGAGGCACCGCGCGCGTGCGCCCCGACGCGGCCGGCCCCGGGCGCGCGCAGCAGTGGGTGCTGAGTACGACCGACGGCCGCACGTGGTCGCTGCTGTCGGTCGCGACGGGCCGCCAGCTCGACGTGAGCCGCCGCAGCGCCGACCCCGGCACGCGCGTCGGCCTCGCGCCGTCGACGACCGACCCGCAGCAGGCCTGGACGTTCGACCCGGCCGGGTCCTGACGTCCCGCCCGGCCGGTTGCCCGACGGCGCCGGCCGGGCGTGCACCGGCGGGGACGTCGCCGGTCCGGGCGCGACTGGGCCGAGCGGGTGCACCTCGCGCGACCCGCACCGCCTCTGCACGGGGCCGCGCTAGCGTCCCCGTGGCCGCGCCGACCCCGCCGGCCGGCACCCACGGAGGCCCCGCGATGAGCTCGTTCGTCCTGCCCGCCGACCACATCGACTACGTGGTCACGGCCGCCTGCCGGTACGTCCCCGAGCACCCCGACGTCTCCGGCCGCGACCCGCAGGACCTCGGACGGACGCTGTGGCGCGAGAACATGGGCGAGCGCATCGAGGACGTCGACCTCGACTGGATGGACGACGACGAGCGCGAGGAGTTCGAGGAGGACCGCGACGCGCTGCGGGCCGCGCTCGCCGCCTACACGTACCGCCCGGTCGCCGACGTCGAGCCGCTGCAGACCGTCTGGGCCGCCCGGTGCTGGCAGTACCAGCGCGGTCGCGAGGGCTTCCACGACGTCCCCGGCTCGTGGCGGCTCGCGGACGCGGTCGTCGCCGCGGCGCTCGCACAGCTCCCGGCGTCGGCGTTCCGGGACGCCGACGCCGACCGGAGCTCCGAGGGTCTGCGCGACCTCGACCCGGCCGTCACCGCCTGGGTGTGGACGCGCGCCCGGGAGGCGTGAACCGTCAGGCGGAGCGGTCCGGGAGCTCCTGCACGGCCCACTCGTTGCCGTCCGGGTCGGAGAACCCCGTGAACCGGCCCCACGGGAAGTCCTGGACGGGCGGCGCGTCGACCCCGTGCTCGACGAGGAACGCGCGGGCCGCGTCGGCGTCGTCGACGACCACCTGCAGGCCCTTCACCGACCCGGGTGCGGCGTCGGTCAGCCCGAGCCCGACGGCGATCGAGCACGCCGAGCCGGGCGGGGTGAGCTGGACGAACCGCAGGTCCGGCGACACGACGTTGTCGAAGTCGACCGCGAAGCCGACCTGGTCCGCGTAGAACGCCTTGGCCCGGTCCACGTCGCTGACCGGGACGATCACGAGCTCGAGCCTGAAGTCCATCGTCGACCCCCTCGACGGGCCGCCGACCCGACGCCGGCGGCGGACCTCCATCGTGCCGCCGACCACCCACACGGCCCGAGGCCCACCGCGCGGGCGCGCCACCGACGCGGGAGCATCGGGCGATGACGACGCGCACGCACGACCTCGTGCTGTTCGGGGCGACCGGCTTCGTCGGCGCGCTGGTCGCCGAGCACGTCGCGCAGCACGCTCCGCCGGGCCTGCGGGTCGCGCTCGCGGGCCGGTCGCGGTCACGCCTGGCCGAGCTGCGTGACCGGCTGCCCGCCGGCGCGGCCGACTGGCCGCTCGTCGTCGCGGACGCCGCCGACGAGACCGGGCTCGCCGCCCTGGCCGCCGACGCCCGGGTGGTCGTGTCGACGGTCGGCCCGTACGCGGAGCACGGCCTGCCGCTCGCCGCGGCCTGCGCCCGTGCGGGCACGCACTACGCGGACCTCACGGGCGAGGTGCCGTTCGTGCGCCGCGTCGCGGACGATCTCGACGACGTCGCACGAGCATCCGGTGCGCGCCTGGTGCACGCGTGCGGCTACGACTCGGTGCCGTCAGACCTCGCGGTGCTGCTGCTGCACCGTGCGGCCGCGGCCGACGACGCGGGCGACCTGCGCGACGTCCGCCTGCTGGCCCGCGCACGCGGGGGCGTCAGCGGCGGGACCGTCGCGTCGATGCGTGGCATCGCGGTCGCCGCGGCCGGCTCGCGCGACGTCCGACGCCTGCTCGCCGACCCGTTCGCGCTGAGCCCCGACCGCACCGCCGAGCCCGCACCGCCGCAGCCCGCCGACGCACCGCCACCCCGCCGCCTGGCAGACGGCACCTGGACCGCACCGTTCCTCATGGCGTCGTTCAACTCCCGCGTCGTGCGGCGCAGCAACGCCCTGCAGGGCTGGGCCTACGGCCGCGGCCTGCGGTACGGCGAGGCGATGGGCGTCGGTCGTGGTCCGCGCGCCGCGGTCGCGGCGGTCGCGGTGACGGCCGGGCTGGGCGGCGGCGCCGCGGCCCTCGCGTTCCCGCCCACGCGCGCCGTGCTCGACCGCTGGCTCCCCGGCCCGGGCGAGGGGCCCGACGCACGCACCCGCGAGCGCGGCTGGTTCCGCATGGACGCGGTGGCGACCACGACGAGCGGGCGCCGCTACCGCGCACAGGCGTCGGGCCCGGGCGACCCCGGGTACGCGGCGACCGCGGTCATGCTCGGGCAGACGGCCCTCGCGCTCACGCTCGACGAGGACCGTCTGCCCGACCGCGCGGGCTCGCTCACGCCCGCGGCGGGGATGGGCGACGTGCTGGTCGACCGCCTGCGCGCCGCGGGGCACACCTACGCGGCGGCCGGGGCCGCGGGTCAGGCGTAGGGCTGGAGGCGGTCCGTCCCGAGCGGTCACCGACGCCCGCAGCCTCGTGCCGCGCGGTGGCATCATCGACCGATGAGCGAACCGCCGGTCGTGCGCACGACCCTGAGCACCTTCACGCTCGACGGGGCCCCGAGCTTCGCCTCGGTCGAGGTGCGCCGCATCACGATCGCGCCCGACGTCCACCCGGGTGCGCACTGGCACAACGGCCCGGTGTTCGGCGTCGTCGAGTCGGGGTCCGTGCACTTCCAGGTCGGGCACGACGCCCCGTCCGTCCTGCGTGCCGGCGACACCTTCTACGAGCCGGGCCACGCGACGATCGCCCGGTTCGACGCGACGGAGGAGGGTGTCACCTTCCTCGCGTGGTTCCCGGTGCCCGCCGGCACTGAGCCGGAGCTGACCCTGGGTGCGCTGCCGGAACGGTAGCTCCCGGGCGTGCGGGCGCCCGGCGCGGCCCCCGTCACCGGCGCAGGCTGCGGGCCGTGCGCTCGAGTTCGTAGGAGGCGGCGATGGCGGCATCCACGCGCTCGGGTCCCCACGACACCGCCGGGTCGGGCTCGAGGAACGCGAGGATCGTCGCGACGACCGAGTACGACTCGGTGGTCCACGACGACGCGACGGCCGAGCCGAAGGCCCTCATGGTGGTCGGCGCGCGGGGCGGGAGGATCGCGGCGCGGCCGACGAGGCCGGCCATGAGCGCGCCGGTGGTCTCGGCCATGAGCGTGAAACCGTCGTCCCCGAGCCACGGGACGAGCCGGTAGCCGAGCATGCGTGGCAGCGCCCCGTAGACGGCCGCGCGCCGCTCGGTGAACGCGCGCTCGGCGGCGGCGAGCTCCGCGGCGACGGCGTCGCGCAGGTCGCCCGCGGGCAGGCTCGCGCACGTGGCGCGCAGCGCGAGGTGGTCGCGCCAGACCGGTGACGTCGCGAGGCGGCGGAAGTCGGAGTCGGTGGAGATGCGCAGGCCCTCGACGACGACGGTCCGCCACCCCTCGGGGGTCGCGAGCCGGTCGCGGTGCTCGGTGACGAGCCCGCGGATCGCGGCGATGTCCTCGTCGCTCTCGGGCTCGAGGCGTGCGGCCTGGACGATGCGCAGGAGCACCTGGCGCAGGAAGTCGGTCTTGCTCGGCCAGCGGCGGTAGGCGGTCGCGCGGGAGACGCCGGACGCGGCGATGGCCTCCTCGAGGCTGATCCGGTCGAGCCCGACGGTGAGGCCGCGCTCGCGGGCGAGGCCGACGGCGGCGGCGACCACGCGTTCCGCGGCGTCGGTCGGGGGGCGTTGACGCTCGTCGGGCACGGTCCTAGTCTGCATGAGACATCATGTCTCAACCACTTGCGAGGGTGCCATGCCCGCCCACGTCGTCCTCGGCTCCGCGACGCTGCTCGTCGCCGCGGTCGCCGCCCTCGTCGCGCTCGTCCACGCCCTCGTCCCCGCGAGCCGCCGCGCGCTGCGCTGGCCCACGCTCGCTCTGGTCGTCGTCGCGCTCGCCGGTGCGCTCGCCACCTCCGAGGCCGGCGCGACGCTCCTCGACGCGGTGCAGGCCACCGGCTCGGCCGAGGAGGTCGCCGCCGCGCAGACCCACGCCAAGGGAAGCGACACGCTCGCGACCGCGCTGTTCCTGCTCGTCGTCGCCGTGCTCTCCACGACCTGGGGAGCGCTGCGCCCGGGCCGCACCGCCTGGACCGTCGGCGCACGCGTCGGCGCGTCCGCCGTCGCCCTCACCGCCGTCGGCACCCTCGCCGGCGTCGTCCTCGTCCTCGGGCAGGCCCTCGCGGCCGTCGCCGCCGGCCACCCCACCTGGAGCTGATCACCGTGCCCACCGTCGTCGTCGTCGCCGAGTCCTGCTTCGGCAACACCCAGCAGGTCGCCCGCGCCATCGCCGAGCGGATCGCCGGCGCCGGCGCGACCGTCGACGTCGTCGCGGCCGCCGACGCCCCGGCCCGCCTGCGCGCCGACCTCGTGCTCGTCGGCGTGCCGACCCACAACATGGGGCTGCCGTCCGCCGCGTCGCGCGCCCAGGCCGCCGGCCGCGGCGCGGGGCCCGCCCAGCCCGGCGTGCGGGAGTGGGCCGAGCGCGTCGAGGCCGTCGACGGGCGCGTCGTCACGTTCGCGACGCGCACCAAGGGACCGTTCTCCGGGTCCGGCAGCAAGGCCGCCGCCGCGCACCTGCGCCGGAACGGCGTCGCCGCCGAGCGCGGCCAGGACTTCGTCGTCACCGGCGTCGGCGGTCCGCTCGCGCCGGGTGAGCTCGACCGCGCCGGCGACTGGGGGGCCTCGCTCGTCGGCGCCTGACGTCAGCCGCCGTAGAAGCTCTTCAGCAGCTCGTAGGCGACGATCGCCGGCCACACGATCGCCTTGGGGATCGCCAGGACGAAGTCCCAGAACCCCTCACCGGCCGAGAAGTAGTAGACCGCCGCGCCGATGAGGCCGAGGCCGTACACGGCCCCACCCCCGGCGCCGCCCGCGTCCGAGCCCTTCGCCATGTCGCACCCCTGTTCTCCGGCTGCTCGACGCCACGGTCCACCTGCGGCGACGCACCGGTCAAGGGGTCAGACGACGAGGGACTGCCCGCCGTCGACGAAGATCTCCGTCCCGGTGACGTGGCTCGCGTCGTCGGACACGAGGAACGCGATCGCGTCGGCCACCTGCGACGCCCGCCCCGGCTCCGCACCGGTCAGCGGGATCTGCCCGTCCGGGTACTCGACCCGCACGCCCAGGCCCTCGGTGTGCCGCTGCTCGGTGTTGTCGTCGATCTCCGTCTCGATCGCCCCCGGGCAGACCACGTTGACCCGGACGCCGCGCGGCGCGAGCTCGACCGCGACCATGCGCGCGAACGCGACCTGCCCCGCCTTGCTCGTCGCGTACGCCGACGCCCCCGAGTTGCTGAACGTGCGCGTGCCGTTGATCGACGACACCACGACGACCGCCCCGCCCTGCCGCACGAGCAACGGAACGGCGTACCGGACCGTGAGGAACGTCCCCGTGAGGTTCGTGCCGATCGTCGACGCCCACTCGGCGGGCTCGATCTCGTCGATCGGCGCCCACACGCCGTTGACGCCCGCGTTCGCCACGACGACGTCCAGCCGGCCCAGCTCCTCCTCGACCTGCCACAGCACGTCCCGCACCGCGTCCGCGTCGCCGACGTCCGCCGCGAGGGGCAGGGCCGTGCCGCCGTCCCGGCGGATCTCCGCCGCCACGTCGTCCGCGCTGTCCTGGCTGTGCCCGAGCGGCACGACCGTCGCGCCCTCGTGGGCGAGCCGCACCGCCGCGGCACGCCCGATGCCCGACCCGGCGCCCGTCACGAGCGCGACCTTCCCCGTCAGCGTCATCGCCGCTCCCATGCCCGTCGCCCGGCGCCCCGGCGCGACCGCCTCCGGATCGCGCGCCGTCCGGTCCGCCCGACGCTAACCGCACGCCCGCTCCCCCGCCCGGCGAGCCGGGCGCTGTGGCAGGCTCGCCGGGTGTCGACGACGACCCCGCCCGTGACCCTGACGCTCCCCACCCGCCCGGTCCTCGCAGGCTTCCACCCC
This genomic interval carries:
- a CDS encoding ABC transporter substrate-binding protein, encoding MSTKRSKSLRAGTAAIAALGIVTLAACGSGGGDDTAADGSTTLKMTVWGGDVDKKSYQERIDLFEASQDDVKIELQLIPGEQYEQKVQTMIAGGDGPDIMQVAEGVNVYSSKNQIIPLDDLAADAGLDLEERFGPVGTLYSYEDSVYAIPDRSGAMIVYYNKDMFDAAGVEYPNADWTWQDAQAAMEKLTVPGQQWGYSGAGWWAQWWSFAYQNGGQIIDDEGQPQANSPEVVEALQWANDLTHKLHVVPTAAEYADMGPDMGGDPAFAAEKVAMNTTGFWAINSLLDVDFNWDIAPMWQGEEQAVSAFGSGLAISRDSEHAEQAFQAIDFLTDAEAQAVIIKNAQDVPANLEVQQSEAFLKPEWATREVNMGAFGESSSFVFRSPLIPEWNEMQAAFDDNLGTFWNEGGDAKTQLDTIQKQLESIIKPAS
- a CDS encoding ABC transporter ATP-binding protein, whose product is MTVACRGSAVHVDGHHPLRSVLRLLRAHRARVVGAVLVFPVKDSPQWLMPVVTAHVIDIVVDGGPLRDLGVWAAVAFVALLQNYWTHVLYTKLFMGAVRQIGADLRNALTARLQSLSIGFHSRTSSSIVQTKVVRDVENIELALQQVTHPVLAQTTVVTGAIVMTALSVPQFLPVYALTIPLAVVLRWGLARRSRQRNEDFRRNVEHFASRVGEMATLLPITRAHGLEATAQARIAEGAEGVRTSGYELDVLNGRFQSLSWVVLQLLSVSCLVIGAWAAVTGRVGITPGEVVQLSAYFGLITGGVTQVLMVLPVGQKGLESVRSVAEVLTEPDLEENAGKAVVASVGGALRFEHVGFRYPDAPEPALLDVDLDVRPGETVAFVGPSGSGKSTMLNLALGFLRPTDGRLLLDGVDAATLDLRTYRRHVSVVPQESVLFEGSIRENVTYGLHDVPDERVRQALVDANAAEIVDDLPDGWHTVVGERGARLSGGQRQRIAIARALVRDPRVLLLDEATSALDSESEALVRDALARLMRGRTTLVVAHRLSTIRGADRIVVLDHGRVVEVGDHDALVAAGGRYARLEHAQRT
- a CDS encoding glycoside hydrolase — encoded protein: MTSTSKRRRRAVIAAATVAGVAAAGGAVTALAVGTPDDVPGDPLTIRPNPAYRSSEPFQGWGTSLVWFAHATGGYPDALREELYQKVFGEDGLNLTVVRYNVGGGNATDVDSAAYMRPGGDVPGWWAPTPSATLAQADAFRTAWDPEDDASYDLDADPGQRWWVERLAQDARVTHWEAFSNSPPWFMTESGYVTGGLSPTTDQLRADSVEDFVAYMVRVVEHLESTYGISFATIDPMNEPNTDYWATRFREDGSLEPRRQEGAHLSPALQARLVEALAARLDGAATDAVVSGPDETNPRLFVQDWEGWTPAARDAVGQLNVHTYGTEDRVQVRDIAKASGKPLWMSEVEGDFSLEGGFDVDDMANGLGMATRIVDDLRELEPRAWVFWQPVEDRWHMELEADGNWGSVYVDLDCGADGTSARRVAAGHADPTCRILTNTKYDTVRNFTHHIEPGDVQVAVDDPSTTAFVHDGGATLVHVNTSRSDRAVTLDLRGFGSWAGATVTPVVTTAPRPVPQPDDPPHALVEGEPVAVGRDGTVTLPVPAKSVTTFLVEGVAGVAEDGAPADGTPFRVLSADGGLALTAGPVVAGDGGPAVVTTVESTADAAPGQRWTLRTLSGAGTNRRVVTLTDGDGTLLAATDEGGTARVRPDAAGPGRAQQWVLSTTDGRTWSLLSVATGRQLDVSRRSADPGTRVGLAPSTTDPQQAWTFDPAGS
- a CDS encoding glyoxalase superfamily protein, with amino-acid sequence MDFRLELVIVPVSDVDRAKAFYADQVGFAVDFDNVVSPDLRFVQLTPPGSACSIAVGLGLTDAAPGSVKGLQVVVDDADAARAFLVEHGVDAPPVQDFPWGRFTGFSDPDGNEWAVQELPDRSA
- a CDS encoding saccharopine dehydrogenase family protein, producing MTTRTHDLVLFGATGFVGALVAEHVAQHAPPGLRVALAGRSRSRLAELRDRLPAGAADWPLVVADAADETGLAALAADARVVVSTVGPYAEHGLPLAAACARAGTHYADLTGEVPFVRRVADDLDDVARASGARLVHACGYDSVPSDLAVLLLHRAAAADDAGDLRDVRLLARARGGVSGGTVASMRGIAVAAAGSRDVRRLLADPFALSPDRTAEPAPPQPADAPPPRRLADGTWTAPFLMASFNSRVVRRSNALQGWAYGRGLRYGEAMGVGRGPRAAVAAVAVTAGLGGGAAALAFPPTRAVLDRWLPGPGEGPDARTRERGWFRMDAVATTTSGRRYRAQASGPGDPGYAATAVMLGQTALALTLDEDRLPDRAGSLTPAAGMGDVLVDRLRAAGHTYAAAGAAGQA
- a CDS encoding cupin domain-containing protein, giving the protein MSEPPVVRTTLSTFTLDGAPSFASVEVRRITIAPDVHPGAHWHNGPVFGVVESGSVHFQVGHDAPSVLRAGDTFYEPGHATIARFDATEEGVTFLAWFPVPAGTEPELTLGALPER
- a CDS encoding TetR/AcrR family transcriptional regulator is translated as MPDERQRPPTDAAERVVAAAVGLARERGLTVGLDRISLEEAIAASGVSRATAYRRWPSKTDFLRQVLLRIVQAARLEPESDEDIAAIRGLVTEHRDRLATPEGWRTVVVEGLRISTDSDFRRLATSPVWRDHLALRATCASLPAGDLRDAVAAELAAAERAFTERRAAVYGALPRMLGYRLVPWLGDDGFTLMAETTGALMAGLVGRAAILPPRAPTTMRAFGSAVASSWTTESYSVVATILAFLEPDPAVSWGPERVDAAIAASYELERTARSLRR
- a CDS encoding flavodoxin family protein — encoded protein: MPTVVVVAESCFGNTQQVARAIAERIAGAGATVDVVAAADAPARLRADLVLVGVPTHNMGLPSAASRAQAAGRGAGPAQPGVREWAERVEAVDGRVVTFATRTKGPFSGSGSKAAAAHLRRNGVAAERGQDFVVTGVGGPLAPGELDRAGDWGASLVGA
- a CDS encoding SDR family oxidoreductase, which gives rise to MTLTGKVALVTGAGSGIGRAAAVRLAHEGATVVPLGHSQDSADDVAAEIRRDGGTALPLAADVGDADAVRDVLWQVEEELGRLDVVVANAGVNGVWAPIDEIEPAEWASTIGTNLTGTFLTVRYAVPLLVRQGGAVVVVSSINGTRTFSNSGASAYATSKAGQVAFARMVAVELAPRGVRVNVVCPGAIETEIDDNTEQRHTEGLGVRVEYPDGQIPLTGAEPGRASQVADAIAFLVSDDASHVTGTEIFVDGGQSLVV